taccgaagggaacaaggcctgtggcgttttggccgaaagcttgatagtgaagacggtggggagcatctgggagaggcttgccagaaggcacatcagagacccacttgcacgtggggaaggcccgaggctatccacggagttacccgaccgggagcttggcccttgtgagggattccttgcgaggggctccaacgaggactagggggaagcttgtgcgcttctcgatacctcagtaaaaataccggagtcatcgaagggagtttgcatatctctaccttgctcattaagcttccgcatttacattgatcattttattatcatttgcggtagagatagcaatacactagcaaaactatagttgcacatctagatagattatcttttgcataggttttgctagaggtagaaaaagaggccatagtttagagttagaattttaagttgcctaattcacccccctcttaggcgtccacgtgtcctataagtggtattagagccggttggctcatatttggacctttggcttaaccgccgttgagccgacgctattgtagagtggttgggatggataccgctaggcctcctcaatttgatggcactaacttcctctactataaggctagaatggcttgccaccttgaggcggttgatttaggtatatggagagtcactcgtgacgggatgaaacccattaagaatcccgaaaagcccacaaagagtgatgaaaaagaaatgcatttcaatgctagagctaagaattgcttgtttgaatcttttagcatggatgtgtttaaccaagtgttcaccttaaatacggcacatgaaatttggttaaaactccaagagctccatgatggcacaagtaatgttagtgagcaaaaacattatctagccaagcaaaattatgattcctttgctatgaatgatgatgagcttattcatgatatgtattctcgattgaatctaatcatcaatgagctccattcaataggattattaaagctagatgatgcggacatcgtgaggaagatcatctccattctaccataaaagaaatatgcaagcatcatcatcatccttcacaacatggagaacttgagcaccatgaccccaggtaTTGTCATTGGAAAGCTactggcatttgaaatgtcacgtaagatgggtcaaggagaagcatcttcatcaagcaaaggcaaagctctcgcttgtagtgagaagaaaaagatgaagggcaagaaagttgagtcaagctcaagctcaagctcctcaagtgaagaagaagatgaggatgatgatgatgatgaagattcaagtgatgatgatcaatcttcctcctccacctccaaccttgataaagaatcaatcaaattaatcaacaaggtggagaagatgatccaaaggctcaatgtcaagggtgtgcccatccaaattcaagatctcattttcaccaatcaaagaaatgagcaaagaaaaagaggatgctacggatgcggtgagttggggcactttatggaagtttgtccaaataagcccacacccaagacaaaaaagaaggcgtgcaagaacaaagccctcacaacaataaggtcatgggatgattcttcaagtgaagaagaaaaccatcacaagaggcgaggtcacaagcactcatcatcaagctcttctcgtgtgtgccttatggcacgaggtaatgaaagctcatactctagtgagagtgatagtgatgatgatttgccttcttacaatacaattgtgcaacaaaatcttaaatatgctgaagtttgcactagtcaacaaaagaagctcaaaactttaaaagaagagctaggtagttcacaagaagcatacaagaatttgcttgaacaatatgaaaactttgcaaatctcaatgttgaactatctactaaaattgagcaacttgaggctagtgcaacaaaaagtgcatgcacaattaatgataagcaacttgaaaagaaaaatgaaaaattaaaagaaaagttagctagctcacaaaatgattatcaaagtttgcttgctaaaatggaaatcatgtgcaaacattatgatgagctaacaaataaagttgctaatcttgaggccgtcaaaaatacccccaccaaggcatctaaaagaaatgacataattaaaaaggatgcatctacctcttgcaatgatttatgtttagactcacctttgtgcaaccaagcttgtgttgagaaagtgattgtagatacatgcacacaagaggttgaaaAAGAGAATGaggaactcaagcaagaagtagctcgcctcaccaaggacttgactcaagtgaaaggcaaggcaaagcaaacccaacttcatcaagataacactgtcaagggagtgaagaagcttgataaaggacaaatcatggtttgctacgtgtgccacaaagaaggccacaagtcctatggatgcaaggtgaagaatgggggaggagcaaagaaggagaaaaagcaaacaagcaagctctccaacacctacaccaacaaggtggacaagaaggcctccacaccttatctcttgaagaagaagaaaaatgacaaagtggtggccatcaaggtgaacaagcaagccaacaatggggtcaaacgcttttgggtgccaaaagaaatcatttcaaacatgaagagcaccaagaaggcttggatcccgaaagggaagtgagaagtccatcggacatcagggaatttggagacttggcaaagtttgggtgcatttcgtggggtgcatcatgatggacaaagtcattgccaagtaggttagtgaatactatggacccaaattccccttcccatgttaggtaactagatgtcattactttcaattagcattTATTTCGATTGgtattgtctttcaattgctatactcttaaagcatcaaGTTATCTTTTATGcataatgtttgcatttacatgcttaaatactttatcatgcattcaataggtatatcatatggtaggcttgctcggtttcattatcaacccttagagcaaacctacatggtttaaaattgtttaggagcacggcacatagcttgttttacaattaattatctaatatgtgccatagtccaaattgtagataatctctcccaaatatcatctttcaagtggtattttgatacttaaatcaatgtgcacaaattttacaagtattcaacacttgtgtgcacaaatttagggggagcttaatctacaacttggatactttgagactaacacttgttcaaatggtatcatTTTTTTAAAACCTATCACaggtgtagtagtctcattgtaaggaaattagagtctccagagttaagcatcattcttcaattggcatcatcatgttgatctcatctcatatttatatgctttctccatgcattatatggattaaactctcttgtgcaataaattactatttatgcatatgctttgcgttctatcatatgtatgcatacatttagggggagcttagtctatataatgtgagagtcaaattttgtgatccatttcattctatacacaaaggatcacaaaatttgaccctcccttgtgctactaatgtcttccttttcggtgtttgatgccaaagggggagaatttgaaggaccaaaggcaagcatcaagttgatgtctacaagtggtaatggtccaagaaagggaggaaagtggattatggattagactaagtaatggtaaaatttgtaggaatccataatgtCACATAGGGATTTTTGTTTAAGGGCAAGATGGTCTTCGATTGGTATCTAAGTAGGattttctagcatcatataactttgccctttgcattgcatcctagcaagtaggtagtttttaaatttcaaaatctctatcatttgcttgctttggtcgtgttgtcatcaatcaccaaaaagggggagattgtaaggaaaatggaccctaagcccatttactttggattttggtgtttgatgaccaacacaaccaaattggactaatgaatttgcaagtgtttgttttgtagtccaacagggtgcaagacatgacttggacgaaggcgacgtgatgatccgatgatcaaaaccttaagaaagaccttaagagcacaagaaaagacccaagatatcaagcaaagtccaagcatgaagataggaaccaagccgtatgcaagatcgtgaagaaacgagctcgcagaggcgaccggatgctggaccggacgctggaccgatggctcgacagacaggcgaccggacgctggtggcaaccgaccggatgcagaaacacagcgtctgatcgagtacagagaggttccagagtggcaaatctgcgaccggacacgtccgatggcaggcgaccggacgctggccagcgtctgatcggtgtattgccggctcaacggtcgggacgaccggacgcgtccggtcgcagatttgccgctctagaacctctctgtactcgatcggacgctgcgtttctacatccggtcggttgccgccagcgtccggtcgcctgtctgccgagccaccgatccagcgtccggttgcgcttccagcatccggtccagcgtccggtcgcctctacgagctcgtttcttcgtgatcttgcatacggcttggttcctatctttatgcttggactttgcttgatatcttgggtcttttcttgtgctcttaaggtctttcttaaggtgttgatcatcggatcatcacgtcgccttcgtccaagtcatgtcttgcaccctgttagactacaaaacaaacacttgcaaattcattagtccaatttggttgtgttggtcatcaaacaccaaaatccaaagtaaatgggcttagggtccattttccttacaatctctccctttttggtgattgatgacaacacgaccaaagcaagcaaatgatagagattttgaaatttaaaagctaccaacttgctaggatgcaatgcaaaggacaaggttatatgatgctagaaaatTCTACTTAGATACCAATCGAAGACCATCTTGCCCTTAAACAAAAATCCCTATGTGacattatggattcctacaaattttaccattacttagtctaatccataatccactttcctccctttcttggaccattaccacttgtagacatcaacttgatgcttgcctttggtccttcagattcagcgtccggtcagtagcagttttgcgggaattcaaccccaacagctactttcttagtggggcttataaatacaacccccaaccggccatttgagaagagtggagctgaggaaacataccaagggtgttgatacaccattttagtgatctccacttgctaagtgcttagtgtttcatcaggtgattagcgtaggtgctttgcgaagtgcttaggttgattagaccaccgcttatgcgcttgctctaggtgtatgcctagtgtttagtgaggtttgcatacctcttgccaccccgtgcttgcgagcacaagagttgtacatcggagggacttgaagtcttgcgagatcgcaccaaccgcgtttgtggtgcggccgccaccgtgtaccgaagggaacaaggcccgcggcgttttggccgaaagcttgatagtgaagacggcggggagcatccgggagaggcttgccggaaggcacatcggagacccacttgtgcgtggggaaggcccgaggctatccacggagttacccgaccgggagcttggcccttgtgagggattccttgcgaggggctccaacgaggactagggggaagcttgcacgcttctcgatacctcggtaaaaataccggagtcgtcgaagggagtttgcatatctctaccttgttcattaagcttccgcatttacattgatcattttattatcatttgtggtagagatagcaacacactagcaaaatcgtagttgcacatctagatagattatcttttgcataggttttgctagaggtagaaaaagaggccatagtttagagttagaattttaagttgcctaattcacctcccccctcttaggcgtccacaTGTCCTACATGATGAAAGAAAGAGAATTGCTCAGTAAGGTCATACAACTACAGCTACAAAGAGCTCAGTAGAGAATGAAATCTCAAGCTGATAAGCATAGAATGGAGAGAGTGTTTCAGCAAGGTGATCTTGTATACATGAAGTTGCAGCCCTATGTGCAGTCTTCAGTGGCAGCTCGCTCTAACAGGAAATTGTCATTTTGCTATTATGGTCCCTACAAGGTCCTGCAGAGAGTAGGGGAGGTAGCTTACATATTGGAGTTACTTGAGGGCAGCATAATTCATCCGGTCCTTCATATGTCACAGCTCAAGAAAGATGTGCCAAAGGATGTGTTAGTATCTGAAGATTTGACCTCTGTCAGTATAGACCCTATGCAAGTGCAGCAGCCGGAGAAGATCCTTCAGTCAAGAATGGTGAAGAGGGGAGCCAAGATGATCAAACAGGTGTTGGTGCAGTGGACCTCCGTGCCACCAGAGATGGCCACCTGGGAAGATGAAGCGGATGTGCCTCAAGATCAAGTTCAGGACTCGGTCGACTGAGGACAGTCTCATGCTTAAGGGGGAGGGAATGTCAgggactgacaggtgggaccactGGCGAGTATGACGGTGTACTGTTGCTCATCTGGTAGGCGGTTGGGAAGTTGGAGCTGTTGCCCGTCTGGCAACAGCCGCCGGGCGTCAGCTATATAAGCTGAACCATCAGAAGAACCTGGGTAACGAACTTGTAACAAAACAATcgtagaagtagaagtagtttAGTGGTTCCTCCGCTCCTGTAATCAAAACTCTGTTACAGTTCGCAATAAAGTCGCCTGAATTCGCCCCAAATCCACCAAATCATAGCTAGATCATCACACTCAGGGCCATGTTCGGCACGATGGCCACCACGGATATCTGTAGGAAAACAAAAGGCTTATCAATCTGCATCAACCTTTGTGACTGAGATGAGGTTTTCTGCAGAATCTCGCAGAAAGTTCTTTCAAGGTTTTATTGCCAAATCATACAGTTCATGACAGCAAAGTAAGCAGTCCAAATGTTCAATGGGTACTTGGGGACGGCCAACAATTCCATGGTGGATGGgtaagacatcaacaaaaatcaGTAGAGTATGCATATATAACCTCACAATCCAATTCATACTACCAATCTTACCAAATAACATTTCTTATAAAATGAACATAATatcgtactccctccattctaaattataagatacaTACTTTTTGTTATGtacctagatatacattatgtctagatacataacgtcttataatttagaatggaggaagtAATTAACAAGAAGTAGCTAGCCACAGTCATATTTCAATTGTGATTAGATAAGGTTagataccaagcaaagaaggcaCCAGATGTGACTAACTTCTTACAATTCTCAAAGGAagtactcccttcgttccaaattataagttgctttaacTTTTCTGATACATCCACTTTgctatacatctagatataaGGTATGTCTGGATACATAGTAAATTCTATGTGCCAAAAAAggcaaagcgacttataatttgtaatggagggagtatacaagTAGTCAATCATGGTCCTATTAGTATCTTACTGTAGTCAGGTTTGGAGGCAGCCTACATAATCATGTCTTGTTTCTGGCCAGACTGGGAAACAATGAAGATGGAGTTGAGAATGAATATGCTTATGTGTTGGCCTTGGCCACGCTATTATCTGCAGTCCTGGACATTACAAcagtaaaaaaaatctttgctaaCACTACAACTCTACAAgtataaaaaaggaaaagaaaactcAAAGGAACCTAAGAAATTTACCATTACTACGAGCAAAACAAAGAGAGGATCCTACAGAAATCAGCAATCCCATGGATATCACTAATCTCACAAAATAGCATGACCAACGAGAAGCTGCCACAAGACCACAACCAGGTTGCAATAGAGCTAAACAAGTTTCATAGCAAGCATGACACTAGATGTGACTAGGGCGTATTTGGGTTCACGGGTAAATATTGCCACATCTCAAGTTAACTCATCATTAACAAGTCTGAAAAGACATCTTAATTAAGTGATCAATCAGGGATTCAGGGTCTCACTATGTGACAGGTTTAGAGGCAAAACTTACAGCATCATATCTTATCTGTGGGCAGTGACGAACTGATGATATGCTTAGGATGCAGCTAATAACAGCATATGCTTAGGCCTTGTTGATTGCTACCTGCACACACAATAGAAGCAATTCAGATAAACTGTTATTTGTTAACACTCATTCAAATCATTTTAGAGCAAAGTACATGTGTAGTAACACCCATAGCTTGAACGGAAGCCAGAAGAAGTTTTACAGAAGCACATAACAGAAGGAATTAATAGGAACCGCCAAACTAGAACTAGATAGTTACCCCAACAAGCCCCCCAAATACCAAGCTAACTGAAAAAAAAATTGATGTATTCTGTAGTTTTAGAGAACCATAACCTGAATCAAATCCTCCCACAGGATACTCTTCAAACTCAGTTGACAGCTGTCAAGTCTTAACCTGTATATGGAAAGAAATAGGCCCATTCCTAGGCAAAAGCCAACACATACATTTGTTGCACATCTGCATATGCCAGTGCACCAATACAAGAATCACAAATCAAATTGGCAAAATAGCAATCATCCGCTGGTACATACATTCACCAGATACAGAAGATGACATCATATTACTCAACCACACATTCCCATGCTTCATAGTATGAAATCATAGGCAAGTTTTCAACCATAATAGATAGACACACAAGCTTAAAATATCAACAGCTGACCCCACTCACATAGTCACAAGTAACCACCACAAGGCCCAAAACCATATTTAGTACACCATCCATAACATGCGAAAATTCATTATGTACGTATAGCTGAAATTTGCTGTGTGTAGGCCGGTGCAGTGCCAATCTCAGAATATCCCCACGACGAAGCTTGATTGTAATGTAACCGCTAACCGGCCAGCACCTCTTCCATACTTTTCTTTTTAGCATCTGCAAGACACAAACACAAGATTGCCCACATTTTATCATTTTTATGCAATCACCACACCAATCTTGAATATTGCAAAGGGGAAACAATCAATTGTAAAGACGATTGTATAAatgtacaacaaaaggctttgTGATGGCTGATCATTAACCATCTATCCGTTCTAGGGGAAATGAAAGTTGAGCACGATGAAACAGTGCGGCAAGCCGGCAACAAAACAATGGTTAAAAGCGACCGGCAATGCCATGGCGCTGCAATGGATAATTGACTCCTAGGACTAGTAGGCACCACTAAAGGAACTCAGTCTAAGATGCCGCCACGCAGGTGACACTTGACAGCCAAAGACAAGTGCGGcgtgtctgctgctgctgctgctgctgctgaagagCCCGAACTGTTCACTCAATTGATCGGAGCTGTTCACCATGGACCAGGTGCAAGTCTGCAGCTACACGTACCTATGGCTGCCGTATGGATAAGCAAAAGGAGACATCAGCTGCACAACCACACTCGCACCTCGACCACTTGTATAGCGATCTGGGATTCGGCCCGAATcgaccaaatttcagcgaaatgcGCCCATTTTGGTCCGGCCCAAAATAAAACTAAACCGGCCAAATATTTCAGCCCGATTCAAATTTTTTAGCCCATTCAATGGTCCAGTAACAAGCCCACATGCTCTCCACCGTGAGTGAATACATCGCAGAGCCGCCAGCAACGCGCAGTCTCGGCTCTTCACCACCTGCTCCAGCGTGgttgccgccgccaccaccactgcgAGAGTCGTGGCCGCTTCTCGACGCCTGCCCCTGGGCCATGGTGACTCCCCGACGCCTGTCCCCGCACCATGGTGGCTCCTCGACGCCCACCCCGTGCTGTCAGCGGATCTGCTGCGCCGACGCTGCCCCCTGCCGCCACCACACACCGCCCGTTCCATGGTGGGCCACACACTGACACACACCCTCTCCATGTCTAGTGCCATGTTTGACTGTTTGGGGGAATTTTGTTCAAATTTGCTTAAATTTCATTCAAATTTATAGTGGATACCGATCCGAATTTTCTGAATTTCGTCCAATTCGGTGAGCTCGGAGATTTTTCAAGAAAAGAATCCCAGAGCCTGCCCGGCACCACCAACCGCTCCGATCGAGTCACCGCCTCACCAGGAGTCGCCTTGTCTCTCTGCGGAGAACGGGAGGATATTTCCTATGCGCATTATTCGGCCGAGCGATCCAGTAGCTCCAGCTGCGCACATCAAGCGGCGACGAGGTCAGCAGGAAGCGCGAATCGGGGGCAAAGGTCTAGGGGTCCGAGACGGAGGAATTTAACTCCCTTCCCATGGTTATAGGAGCCGGTACCATGGTTGGCTAGGTGATAGTGTTGGCCGCGGGCTGGTCGGTGCGCAACCTGACGCAGTTGGAGGAGCTGGACGAAAAATGGGGTTTAGGCGGAAGGCGTGCCGAGTGCTGACAAGAGGGGTTTGGGGTTACGGGCCAACAGGCCAACGGGGAGTCGGGGACACCAGGAGGATGCACGGGTGCACGACAAGTGGAAAGAAAGGCGGCAGGGCTGCGGTACGGGGGCAGAGCCGTGGAGGCTGGATGCGCCGTGCGCGGGCGCACGGGGCAACCGGGAATGCTAAGGT
The nucleotide sequence above comes from Miscanthus floridulus cultivar M001 chromosome 18, ASM1932011v1, whole genome shotgun sequence. Encoded proteins:
- the LOC136521164 gene encoding uncharacterized protein — translated: MERVFQQGDLVYMKLQPYVQSSVAARSNRKLSFCYYGPYKVLQRVGEVAYILELLEGSIIHPVLHMSQLKKDVPKDVLVSEDLTSVSIDPMQVQQPEKILQSRMVKRGAKMIKQVLVQWTSVPPEMATWEDEADVPQDQVQDSVD